In Phoenix dactylifera cultivar Barhee BC4 chromosome 11, palm_55x_up_171113_PBpolish2nd_filt_p, whole genome shotgun sequence, the following are encoded in one genomic region:
- the LOC103708364 gene encoding hevamine-A-like — MATNLLLPLLLLALVAGSHAGSIAVYWGQNGNEGTLADTCASGLYSYVNLAFLTTFGNGQTPVLNLAGHCDPSAGTCTSLTSDIQSCQSQGVKVFLSLGGASGSYSLSSTDDAQNVAQYLWDNFLGGSSSSRPLGAAVLDGIDFDIEATNGDFFDTLAQALSQFSSQGNKVYLTAAPQCPYPDAHLNTALQTGLFDYVWIQFYNNAQCQYSSGSIDNLTSAWNTWISSVTATSFFLGLPASPDAAPSGGYIPPDVLISQVLPAIQGPKYGGIMIWSRYYDVLNNYSATVKNSV, encoded by the coding sequence ATGGCCACcaacctcctcctccccctcctcctcctcgccctAGTCGCCGGCTCCCATGCAGGCAGCATCGCTGTCTACTGGGGCCAGAACGGCAACGAGGGCACCCTCGCCGACACCTGCGCCTCCGGCCTCTACTCCTACGTCAACCTCGCCTTCCTCACCACATTCGGCAACGGCCAGACCCCCGTCCTCAACCTCGCAGGCCACTGCGACCCCTCCGCCGGCACCTGCACcagcctcacctccgacatccaGTCCTGCCAGTCCCAGGGCGTCAAGGTGTTCCTTTCCCTCGGCGGCGCCTCCGGAAGCTACTCCCTCTCCTCCACCGACGACGCCCAGAACGTCGCCCAGTACCTCTGGGACAACTTCCTTGGCGGCAGCTCCTCCTCTCGTCCCCTCGGAGCCGCCGTCCTCGACGGCATCGACTTCGACATCGAGGCAACCAACGGAGACTTCTTCGACACCCTTGCACAGGCTCTGTCGCAGTTCAGCAGCCAGGGAAACAAGGTCTACCTCACGGCGGCGCCGCAGTGCCCGTACCCCGACGCGCACCTCAACACGGCGCTGCAGACCGGGCTTTTCGACTATGTCTGGATCCAATTTTACAACAACGCACAGTGCCAGTACTCGTCGGGGAGCATCGACAATTTGACCAGTGCGTGGAACACCTGGATATCGAGCGTGACGGCGACCAGCTTTTTCTTGGGCTTGCCGGCGTCGCCCGATGCGGCCCCGAGTGGTGGGTACATTCCTCCCGACGTGCTGATTTCTCAGGTTCTGCCGGCAATTCAGGGGCCAAAGTATGGTGGGATAATGATCTGGAGCCGGTACTACGATGTGCTGAACAACTACAGTGCCACCGTGAAGAATAGCGTTTGA